A region from the Wansuia hejianensis genome encodes:
- a CDS encoding NAD(P)/FAD-dependent oxidoreductase: MKSYNLVIIGGGPAGMAAALSARENGIQSILILERDKELGGILNQCIHNGFGLHTFQEELTGPEYAGRFIEKVEEKQIEYQLNTMVMDISPSKTVTAMNREEGMFQVQAGAVILAMGCRERSRGALNVPGYRPAGIYSAGTAQRLVNMEGYLPGREVVILGSGDIGLIMARRMTLEGAKVKVVAELMPFSGGLKRNIVQCLEDYGIPLKLSHTVVDIHGKERVEGVTLAQVDGQGRPVPGTEEEYACDTLLLSVGLIPENELSGSAGITLHPVTAGPVVNESLETNAEGIFACGNVLHVHDLVDYVTEEAYAAGHHAAEYLLGIRASLRSDPVPVRAEEGVRYTVPAGISPERMEEMLKVRFRVGKVFQNCYISVYLNGDRILHRKKRIMAPGEMEEVQLERQRLLEYQGLKAITVRIEEE, translated from the coding sequence ATGAAAAGTTATAATCTGGTTATAATAGGTGGCGGTCCGGCCGGCATGGCAGCGGCGCTTTCGGCGAGAGAAAATGGAATTCAGAGTATTCTGATTCTGGAACGGGACAAGGAACTGGGCGGGATATTGAATCAGTGTATTCACAATGGATTTGGACTCCATACCTTTCAGGAAGAGCTGACAGGTCCGGAATATGCCGGACGTTTCATAGAGAAGGTGGAGGAGAAGCAGATCGAGTACCAGCTAAATACAATGGTGATGGATATCAGCCCTTCAAAAACAGTGACTGCCATGAACCGTGAGGAAGGAATGTTTCAGGTACAGGCCGGAGCAGTTATTTTGGCCATGGGCTGCCGGGAACGCTCCAGAGGCGCATTGAATGTACCAGGTTACCGCCCGGCCGGAATTTATTCGGCGGGAACGGCACAGCGGCTTGTCAATATGGAGGGATACCTGCCGGGGAGAGAAGTGGTGATACTGGGTTCCGGAGACATAGGGCTGATCATGGCCCGGCGTATGACGCTGGAAGGAGCAAAGGTCAAGGTAGTGGCGGAACTGATGCCATTTTCCGGCGGTTTAAAGCGGAATATTGTACAGTGTCTGGAAGATTATGGAATACCGCTGAAGCTGTCTCATACCGTGGTGGATATTCACGGCAAAGAGCGGGTGGAGGGAGTCACGCTGGCTCAGGTGGACGGACAGGGACGTCCCGTGCCAGGTACGGAGGAAGAGTACGCTTGTGATACGCTGCTGCTATCCGTCGGATTGATTCCGGAAAACGAGCTGTCAGGCAGTGCCGGCATTACTCTTCATCCCGTGACGGCGGGACCTGTGGTCAATGAAAGCCTTGAGACAAATGCAGAAGGAATCTTTGCCTGCGGAAATGTGCTGCATGTGCATGACCTGGTAGATTATGTGACGGAGGAGGCTTATGCGGCCGGACATCATGCGGCAGAGTATCTGCTGGGAATAAGAGCGAGCCTGCGGTCTGATCCGGTTCCTGTCAGGGCTGAAGAAGGGGTACGGTATACGGTTCCGGCTGGCATTTCTCCTGAGAGAATGGAAGAAATGCTGAAGGTACGGTTTCGTGTGGGAAAAGTGTTCCAAAATTGTTATATCTCTGTTTACCTAAACGGCGACAGGATTCTGCACCGAAAAAAACGGATTATGGCGCCGGGAGAAATGGAAGAGGTACAGCTGGAGAGGCAGAGACTTTTAGAATATCAGGGCCTGAAAGCTATTACCGTCAGAATCGAGGAGGAATGA
- a CDS encoding VOC family protein, which produces MEWMENVNGLQHIGIPTNDMDKTLSFYKKLGFEIALETKDGETRVAFLKLKDLVLETYENGQAALRDGAIDHIAIDVKDIDAAYAYVSGLGIKILAEITFLPFWTNGVKFFIAEGPNLERLEFAQYL; this is translated from the coding sequence ATGGAATGGATGGAAAATGTCAACGGACTTCAGCATATCGGAATTCCGACGAATGACATGGACAAGACGCTCAGCTTTTACAAAAAATTAGGCTTCGAGATTGCACTGGAGACCAAGGATGGAGAGACACGGGTGGCGTTTCTGAAGCTGAAGGATCTTGTCCTGGAGACCTATGAGAACGGTCAAGCGGCATTGAGAGACGGGGCGATTGATCATATCGCCATTGATGTGAAGGATATAGATGCCGCATATGCATATGTGAGCGGACTGGGAATCAAGATCCTGGCAGAGATTACGTTCCTGCCCTTCTGGACGAATGGCGTTAAGTTTTTCATAGCGGAGGGCCCAAACCTGGAGAGGCTGGAATTTGCACAGTATCTGTAA
- a CDS encoding NAD(P)/FAD-dependent oxidoreductase → MYDVVIIGAGVSGSAAARELARYRLKICVVEKEEDVCCGTSKANSGIVHAGYDALPGSLKAELNRLGNEKMGKLAELLDVPFKRMGSLVICTDEDDVEKLTELYERGKENQIPGLELIWDRERLKAMEPNLSDHVVAALYAPTAGIVCPFTLNLALAESACQNGVEFRFNCPVLGIRPDDKGYRIKTGSGDLEARCLVNAAGVYGDIFHNMVSTRKIHITPRKGEYCLLDKNAGSHVNHTVFSLPGKKGKGVLVTQTVHGNLLIGPTAVDIDDRDGTNTTGSGIAEVLEKSGHGVRNIPMRQVITSFAGLRAHEDEDDFIIGEAEGAPGFIDCVGIESPGLTACPAIGEKVAGIVASLLQAVKKNNFQEKRTGILNPSRLTLEERNELIGRQPSYGTIICRCEMVSEGEILDAIHRPLGARSLDGIKRRTRAGMGRCQSGFCSPRVMELLSREVGEKMTEITKCGGASQMIVGISKPAGRSENEKL, encoded by the coding sequence ATGTATGATGTAGTGATTATTGGAGCAGGTGTATCCGGAAGTGCCGCAGCCCGGGAGCTGGCCCGCTACCGCCTGAAGATCTGTGTGGTGGAAAAAGAAGAGGATGTGTGCTGCGGAACTTCAAAGGCAAACAGCGGTATTGTACATGCGGGGTATGACGCGCTTCCCGGCAGCCTGAAAGCAGAATTGAACCGCCTGGGAAATGAAAAGATGGGGAAGCTGGCGGAACTGCTGGATGTGCCCTTTAAACGGATGGGATCTCTGGTGATCTGTACGGATGAGGACGATGTGGAAAAATTGACTGAATTGTATGAACGCGGGAAGGAGAATCAAATTCCCGGGCTGGAACTGATTTGGGACAGAGAACGGCTTAAGGCTATGGAACCGAATCTTTCGGATCATGTTGTTGCCGCTCTTTACGCTCCGACAGCCGGGATCGTCTGTCCCTTCACGCTGAATCTGGCACTGGCGGAAAGCGCCTGCCAGAACGGGGTGGAATTCCGGTTTAACTGTCCTGTACTGGGGATTAGGCCAGATGATAAGGGATATCGGATTAAGACCGGAAGCGGGGATCTGGAAGCGCGCTGTTTAGTAAATGCAGCCGGCGTATATGGAGATATTTTTCACAATATGGTCAGTACACGGAAAATACATATCACTCCCAGGAAGGGAGAATACTGCCTGCTGGATAAAAATGCCGGGTCTCATGTAAATCATACGGTTTTTTCTCTGCCGGGTAAGAAGGGAAAGGGCGTATTGGTGACACAGACCGTTCACGGCAATTTGCTCATAGGGCCGACAGCCGTGGACATTGACGACCGGGACGGCACGAACACGACAGGAAGCGGAATAGCTGAGGTCTTGGAAAAATCCGGTCATGGCGTCAGGAATATTCCCATGCGCCAGGTAATTACCTCTTTTGCCGGACTGCGCGCCCATGAGGATGAAGATGATTTCATCATCGGAGAAGCAGAAGGAGCACCTGGTTTTATAGACTGTGTGGGCATAGAATCTCCGGGGCTGACGGCGTGCCCGGCCATCGGTGAGAAAGTAGCCGGAATCGTTGCTTCGCTGCTTCAGGCGGTAAAAAAGAATAATTTTCAGGAAAAAAGGACAGGGATATTAAATCCGTCCCGGCTCACGCTGGAAGAACGCAATGAGCTGATCGGGAGGCAGCCTTCTTATGGCACGATCATCTGCCGGTGTGAGATGGTCAGTGAGGGAGAGATATTGGATGCGATCCACAGGCCGCTGGGAGCCAGGTCGCTGGATGGCATCAAGCGCCGGACGCGGGCCGGAATGGGCCGGTGCCAGTCAGGATTCTGCTCGCCCAGAGTGATGGAGCTTCTGAGCCGTGAAGTGGGAGAGAAGATGACTGAAATAACAAAATGCGGAGGAGCATCTCAGATGATCGTGGGAATCAGTAAACCGGCAGGGAGGTCTGAAAATGAAAAGTTATAA
- a CDS encoding serine hydrolase domain-containing protein, with amino-acid sequence MANAQLAVVKLIWDIILGKTEGVSKVSYFPQKLPFPGHEIQQAFPRATPESQGISSERLAKLIEDLYQVKKTDIHHFMAVRNGRVISECDYAPYQHGVWHVTYSMCKSITGMAVGLLIDEGKLKLEDNIYDIFEKKVKLLQKIFRPVLKIEHLLTMTSGIAFNETGALSGDDWVGEYLASPLRNTPGTVFEYNSMNSYMLSAVVTELTGMTMLDYLKERLFEPLGIKNVMWETCPKGITKGGWGLFLCLEDMAKLGQMYLQKGKWNGRQLLSESWIEESTKKHQESNPGTYGYGYQLWMEERPGSFEFNGMLGQNVVIYPDLNMVLAFNAGSNELNQECILLNIVRECFPPEFHAEEQLPEDPLALRSLRALEKRMGGLTRPYPAILRGGWTRGKRRKGNDCGSFWKAKARAISGCTYELDHKNIGLFPLLLQSAHNNYTNGIRRIRFEMEQDQFYLLVQEGDAIHRLPVGVGQAEITKVVVHEEEYLLAVTGEFVKDEDGNEVLKLDLAFLEEASRRKLKCIFLEDGLRLEWNETPGRDLILEGVEYGLAELESNFFFNILKEKGGMDIIRTLICDAIEPVVFARRTDTPLL; translated from the coding sequence ATGGCTAACGCACAGCTTGCAGTTGTTAAATTAATCTGGGATATAATTTTAGGTAAGACGGAGGGTGTCAGTAAGGTCAGCTATTTCCCGCAGAAGCTCCCGTTTCCGGGACATGAAATTCAGCAGGCATTTCCGCGGGCGACGCCGGAAAGCCAGGGGATTTCTTCTGAGAGGCTCGCTAAGCTGATCGAGGATCTGTATCAGGTAAAGAAAACGGATATTCATCATTTTATGGCTGTCAGGAATGGCCGTGTGATCAGTGAATGTGATTATGCCCCTTACCAGCACGGTGTCTGGCATGTGACCTATTCTATGTGCAAAAGCATAACCGGTATGGCGGTCGGCCTTTTGATCGATGAGGGGAAGCTGAAGCTGGAGGATAATATCTATGATATTTTTGAAAAAAAGGTGAAGCTTTTACAGAAGATTTTCCGACCGGTACTGAAGATTGAGCATCTGTTGACGATGACCAGCGGAATTGCCTTTAACGAGACCGGGGCGCTCAGCGGGGATGACTGGGTGGGGGAATATCTGGCCTCGCCCCTCCGCAATACGCCGGGAACTGTTTTTGAATACAACAGCATGAATTCCTATATGCTTTCGGCTGTGGTCACTGAGCTTACCGGTATGACCATGTTGGATTATCTGAAAGAACGGCTGTTTGAGCCGTTAGGCATTAAAAATGTCATGTGGGAGACTTGCCCGAAGGGGATTACGAAAGGCGGCTGGGGGCTGTTTCTGTGTCTGGAGGATATGGCGAAGCTGGGACAGATGTATCTTCAGAAAGGAAAATGGAACGGGCGGCAGCTGTTATCAGAGAGTTGGATAGAAGAATCAACAAAAAAGCATCAGGAAAGCAATCCGGGTACCTACGGTTATGGATATCAGCTCTGGATGGAAGAACGGCCGGGCAGCTTTGAGTTTAACGGGATGCTGGGACAGAATGTGGTGATTTATCCTGATCTGAATATGGTTCTGGCTTTTAATGCAGGGAGTAATGAGTTGAATCAGGAATGTATACTTCTGAATATTGTGAGAGAATGTTTTCCGCCGGAATTTCATGCGGAAGAGCAGCTGCCGGAAGATCCGCTGGCCTTGCGCAGCCTCCGGGCCCTGGAAAAGCGCATGGGTGGCCTGACACGTCCGTATCCGGCCATCCTCCGGGGCGGATGGACCAGAGGAAAGCGGAGAAAGGGAAACGACTGCGGAAGCTTCTGGAAGGCTAAGGCCAGGGCCATATCTGGCTGCACCTATGAGCTGGATCATAAGAATATTGGGCTGTTTCCCCTGCTGCTGCAGTCGGCTCATAACAATTATACGAACGGAATACGGCGGATCCGTTTTGAGATGGAACAGGATCAGTTTTATCTGCTGGTGCAGGAAGGAGATGCCATCCACCGGCTTCCGGTCGGAGTCGGGCAGGCAGAGATCACGAAAGTTGTGGTTCACGAAGAAGAATATCTGCTGGCCGTCACCGGAGAGTTTGTGAAGGATGAAGATGGAAATGAGGTTCTGAAGCTGGATCTGGCATTTCTGGAAGAGGCTTCCCGCAGAAAGCTCAAATGCATTTTCCTGGAGGACGGCCTTCGCCTGGAATGGAATGAAACGCCAGGCCGGGATTTGATACTGGAAGGAGTGGAATACGGCCTGGCGGAATTAGAAAGTAATTTCTTTTTTAATATTTTAAAGGAAAAGGGCGGTATGGACATCATACGGACTCTGATCTGTGACGCGATAGAGCCTGTGGTTTTCGCCCGCAGAACTGATACACCGCTGCTGTAA
- a CDS encoding uracil-xanthine permease family protein, whose translation MNNTNDVIRDARKLGVPKMLILGLQHMFAMFGATILVPILVNSYFADACGESLTKGLTVSVTLFCAGFGTLFFHVCSKMKVPAFLGSSFAFLGGFSTIANLKAGMYANMPVDEKAAYACGGIVVAGLLYLLLALIIRLVGVKRVMRFLPPVVTGPVIICIGLSLAGSAINNASTNWLLAVIALAVIIIFNIWGKGMFKIIPILMGVVVAYAAAAVMNACGLTNPDGTAILSFASVGAANWVGIPPFQLCKFDITAILVMAPIALATMMEHVGDMSAISATVGENYLSDPGLHRTLMGDGLATSIAGLIGGPANTTYGENTGVLELSRVHDPRVIRIAAVFALIISFIPKVSAIIGTMPASIIGGVSFMLYGMISAIGVRNIVENKVDLTKSRNLIIAGVIFVCGLGFSNGITFEIGGASITLTSLAIAAIAGILLNIILPGNDYEFGANEKGDENRGIHQ comes from the coding sequence ATGAATAATACGAATGATGTAATCCGTGATGCCAGAAAACTGGGCGTGCCCAAGATGCTGATTCTGGGGCTTCAGCACATGTTTGCCATGTTCGGTGCCACCATACTGGTACCGATTCTGGTGAACAGCTATTTCGCAGATGCCTGTGGCGAAAGTCTTACCAAAGGGCTAACCGTATCCGTAACTCTTTTCTGTGCCGGGTTCGGAACGCTGTTTTTTCATGTGTGTTCCAAGATGAAGGTGCCTGCATTTCTGGGATCGTCTTTTGCGTTTCTGGGAGGTTTTTCAACGATCGCAAACCTGAAGGCTGGCATGTATGCGAATATGCCTGTGGATGAAAAGGCGGCCTATGCCTGCGGCGGTATCGTGGTAGCGGGCCTTTTATATCTGCTTCTGGCGCTGATCATCCGCCTGGTGGGTGTTAAGCGTGTTATGAGGTTCCTTCCGCCGGTTGTTACAGGTCCGGTCATTATCTGCATCGGCCTTAGTCTGGCAGGCTCTGCAATCAATAACGCGTCTACCAACTGGCTGCTGGCTGTCATCGCCCTGGCGGTAATTATCATCTTCAATATCTGGGGAAAAGGGATGTTCAAGATCATTCCGATCCTGATGGGAGTTGTGGTTGCGTATGCTGCCGCGGCGGTGATGAATGCCTGCGGCCTGACGAATCCGGATGGTACTGCAATTCTCAGTTTCGCTTCCGTTGGAGCCGCCAACTGGGTGGGTATTCCTCCGTTCCAGCTCTGTAAATTTGATATTACGGCGATTCTGGTAATGGCGCCCATCGCGCTGGCTACGATGATGGAGCATGTGGGCGATATGTCTGCGATATCTGCTACTGTCGGAGAGAACTATCTGTCTGATCCGGGGCTGCACAGAACATTGATGGGAGACGGACTGGCGACTTCAATCGCCGGACTGATCGGAGGCCCTGCGAATACCACTTACGGAGAAAATACGGGAGTCCTGGAGCTGAGCCGGGTACATGATCCGAGAGTTATCCGGATTGCGGCGGTCTTTGCGCTGATTATCAGTTTTATACCGAAGGTATCCGCAATCATAGGAACGATGCCTGCTTCTATCATAGGAGGCGTCAGCTTCATGCTTTACGGAATGATATCTGCCATCGGCGTCCGCAACATCGTAGAAAATAAAGTGGATTTGACCAAATCCCGCAATTTGATCATCGCCGGTGTCATATTTGTCTGCGGTCTGGGTTTTAGTAATGGCATTACCTTCGAAATCGGAGGCGCTTCCATCACACTGACTTCCCTCGCGATCGCCGCAATCGCCGGAATCCTTCTGAACATCATTCTTCCGGGAAATGATTATGAATTCGGGGCAAATGAAAAAGGAGATGAGAACCGGGGGATTCATCAGTAA
- a CDS encoding transcription repressor NadR encodes MKEKLEGTERRERILQMLETTVEAISGTSIAKQLGVSRQVIVQDIALLRASNENILSTPRGYLLFRQSDGKITRRFRVFHSSEQIEQELNLIVDKGARVMDVIVEHPVYGEIRGTLPLASRRDVQDFIKRIQAQQGTPLLEISNGVHIHTVEADNLQILEEVEQDLRHAGILYE; translated from the coding sequence TTGAAAGAGAAACTAGAAGGAACAGAACGCAGAGAACGGATTCTGCAAATGCTGGAAACGACCGTGGAAGCCATATCCGGCACCTCCATAGCTAAACAGCTGGGCGTCAGCCGCCAGGTCATTGTCCAGGATATCGCCCTTTTGCGCGCTTCAAATGAGAATATCCTATCTACACCAAGAGGTTATCTGCTGTTCCGCCAGTCAGATGGGAAAATCACCCGGCGTTTCCGGGTATTTCACTCCAGTGAACAGATAGAGCAGGAATTGAACTTAATTGTAGACAAAGGCGCCCGCGTGATGGATGTCATCGTTGAACACCCCGTCTACGGTGAAATACGTGGCACGCTGCCGCTGGCAAGCCGGAGAGACGTCCAGGATTTTATAAAACGTATCCAGGCTCAGCAGGGAACCCCTCTGCTGGAGATTTCCAACGGCGTCCACATCCATACGGTAGAAGCCGACAACCTGCAGATCCTGGAGGAAGTGGAACAGGACCTCCGGCACGCCGGCATTTTGTACGAATAA
- a CDS encoding QueT transporter family protein, giving the protein MKNQKVLFVTQGAMIAALYVVLTLFANALGLSSYAIQVRFSEALTILPFFTAAAIPGLYVGCILANLLAGGLILDVIFGSLATLLGALGTYALRKYKWLAPLPPIVFNVLIIPFILAFVYHFEGSIPYFMATVGIGEIISCGLMGMSLLHILQHYRKILPWS; this is encoded by the coding sequence ATGAAAAATCAAAAAGTTCTGTTCGTCACACAGGGCGCGATGATCGCCGCCCTCTACGTTGTCCTCACCCTATTCGCCAACGCACTGGGACTATCCAGTTACGCGATCCAGGTGCGTTTTTCCGAAGCGCTAACGATCCTGCCCTTCTTCACCGCCGCCGCCATCCCCGGCCTCTATGTGGGCTGCATTCTGGCAAACCTGCTTGCCGGCGGCCTGATCCTGGATGTGATCTTTGGCAGTCTGGCGACCCTGCTGGGCGCTCTGGGCACCTACGCGCTGCGGAAATATAAATGGCTGGCGCCGCTCCCTCCCATCGTATTCAACGTGCTGATCATTCCCTTTATACTGGCATTTGTCTATCATTTTGAGGGATCAATCCCCTATTTCATGGCAACAGTGGGAATCGGTGAAATAATCTCCTGCGGCCTGATGGGCATGTCCCTCCTTCACATCCTGCAGCACTACAGGAAAATCCTGCCCTGGAGCTGA
- a CDS encoding DUF1667 domain-containing protein, which produces MEKRELTCIGCPMGCSISVMMEGKEIKDISGYTCKRGREYAAKEVSAPTRIVTTTVRVKNGMLPVVSVKTRKDIPKEKIFECMRALQHVQVEAPVEIGTVILENVAETGVDVIATKRV; this is translated from the coding sequence ATGGAAAAGAGGGAGCTGACCTGTATTGGCTGTCCGATGGGATGCTCCATCAGCGTGATGATGGAGGGAAAGGAAATAAAAGATATCAGCGGCTATACCTGCAAAAGGGGCAGGGAATATGCGGCTAAGGAGGTGAGTGCTCCCACCCGCATCGTTACGACGACTGTACGTGTTAAAAACGGTATGCTGCCGGTGGTGTCAGTGAAAACTCGAAAAGATATACCAAAAGAGAAAATATTTGAATGTATGAGAGCACTTCAGCATGTGCAAGTGGAAGCTCCGGTAGAAATCGGAACCGTCATTTTAGAAAATGTAGCTGAAACAGGAGTTGACGTAATAGCGACTAAGCGAGTATAA
- a CDS encoding DegV family protein, whose protein sequence is MKSIAVVTDSNCGMSMEQAKALGLYMLPMPFFMNGKEFLEEVDMNQEEFFSRLEADPTIKVSTSQPSVESITTLWDELLKDHDEIVHIPMSSGLSSSCQTASMLADDYEGRVRVVNNQRISGTLRYSAIEALQQAKNGMSAAEIGDWLEKVRFDSSIYITVATLKYLKQGGRITPAAAAIGTMLKLKPVLQIQGEKLDSFAKARTMAQAKKIMTQAVRDDIANRFGENINLDVIHSDNLAAAEEFRKEALETFPNLKEVNIFPLSLSVSCHIGPGSLAFTCSKVHEEIW, encoded by the coding sequence ATGAAATCTATCGCAGTAGTAACTGACAGCAATTGCGGCATGTCCATGGAACAGGCAAAAGCGCTTGGCCTCTACATGCTGCCGATGCCCTTTTTTATGAATGGCAAGGAATTTCTGGAAGAAGTGGACATGAATCAGGAAGAGTTTTTCAGCCGTCTGGAAGCCGATCCTACCATCAAGGTATCTACTTCTCAGCCGTCTGTTGAATCCATAACTACTTTATGGGATGAGCTTCTAAAGGATCATGACGAGATAGTGCACATTCCCATGTCCAGCGGCTTATCCAGCTCCTGCCAGACCGCATCTATGCTGGCGGACGACTACGAGGGGCGCGTGCGTGTGGTCAACAACCAGCGTATCTCCGGAACTCTGAGATACTCTGCTATAGAAGCTTTGCAGCAGGCTAAGAACGGAATGTCTGCCGCCGAAATCGGCGACTGGCTGGAAAAAGTGCGTTTTGATTCCAGTATTTACATCACCGTCGCAACGCTTAAATATCTGAAGCAGGGCGGACGCATAACACCTGCCGCCGCTGCCATCGGCACCATGCTGAAATTAAAGCCAGTTCTCCAGATCCAGGGCGAGAAGCTGGATTCCTTCGCCAAAGCCCGCACCATGGCCCAGGCTAAGAAAATCATGACACAGGCCGTTCGGGACGATATCGCCAACCGCTTTGGAGAGAATATCAACCTGGATGTGATCCATTCTGATAATCTGGCTGCGGCTGAAGAATTCCGGAAGGAAGCCCTCGAAACCTTCCCGAACTTAAAGGAGGTCAACATCTTCCCTCTGTCACTGAGCGTCTCCTGCCATATCGGACCTGGCTCGCTGGCATTTACCTGTTCAAAGGTACACGAAGAAATATGGTAA
- a CDS encoding amidohydrolase, with protein sequence MYSFIEKRACELAPVLTRHRRNLHQIPETGWNEKETCSYIAAELRQLGYEVLLGAPVTGHETGIIASLSCGNGPVSVLRFDIDALPTEEDSTHAHLPAREHFCSRNPGAMHACGHDGHIAIGLGCARIFTELSSRLSGTIRLIFQPAEEGCKGAGAIVERGWLDDASLFLAGHIVGREYTGGGHADVIPGVNASLATTKFDAIFSGHSCHGAAPENGASVISAMASAVLALNGIPRHSEGATFLNIGRIQGGQGRNIVADRGLIELEVRGTTTALNQYMEDQAFRIIQESARMYGCESEIQVIGRAPSLDSTPALCGRILSLCRDHLPSIQAFGTSAAFRASEDASLMLERTKSHGGQGAFLLFPTDTTAPLHNSSYDFDESILPKAATVFTAAVYQFCGRKPQALSRHRSESV encoded by the coding sequence ATGTATTCTTTCATTGAAAAAAGGGCCTGTGAACTGGCCCCTGTGCTCACCCGGCACCGCAGAAATCTCCACCAGATTCCGGAGACCGGCTGGAATGAAAAAGAGACCTGCAGCTATATCGCCGCCGAACTGAGACAGCTCGGATATGAGGTTCTTCTCGGCGCCCCCGTCACGGGTCACGAAACGGGAATCATCGCATCCCTGTCCTGCGGAAACGGCCCGGTTTCCGTGCTCCGTTTTGACATCGACGCCCTGCCCACAGAGGAAGACTCTACGCACGCCCATCTCCCAGCACGGGAGCATTTCTGTTCCCGGAACCCAGGGGCGATGCACGCCTGCGGCCATGACGGCCATATAGCCATCGGGCTTGGCTGTGCGCGGATTTTTACAGAACTGAGTTCCCGCCTGAGCGGAACCATCCGTCTGATTTTTCAACCTGCGGAGGAAGGCTGCAAGGGAGCCGGAGCCATCGTGGAACGCGGCTGGCTGGACGACGCCAGCTTGTTTCTGGCCGGTCATATCGTTGGCCGCGAATATACCGGAGGCGGACACGCTGACGTAATCCCCGGCGTAAATGCTTCTCTGGCGACCACCAAATTCGACGCAATATTTTCCGGACATTCTTGCCACGGTGCAGCTCCGGAAAACGGCGCCTCCGTAATCTCCGCCATGGCTTCGGCTGTACTGGCATTAAACGGCATCCCCCGTCACAGCGAGGGCGCCACTTTTCTGAATATCGGGCGTATCCAGGGCGGCCAGGGCCGCAACATCGTAGCTGATCGCGGGCTCATAGAGCTCGAAGTCCGCGGCACAACCACAGCGCTGAATCAGTACATGGAAGATCAGGCGTTTCGGATCATTCAAGAAAGTGCCAGAATGTACGGCTGCGAAAGTGAGATACAAGTCATCGGAAGGGCTCCCTCCCTGGACAGCACGCCTGCCCTCTGCGGCCGTATCCTCAGCCTCTGCCGGGATCACTTACCCTCCATACAGGCTTTCGGCACTTCTGCTGCCTTCCGGGCCAGCGAAGACGCCTCCCTGATGCTGGAACGCACGAAATCCCATGGTGGTCAGGGCGCTTTTCTGCTCTTCCCCACTGACACTACAGCGCCTCTGCACAACAGCAGCTATGATTTTGACGAATCCATTCTGCCAAAGGCAGCAACCGTGTTTACAGCAGCGGTGTATCAGTTCTGCGGGCGAAAACCACAGGCTCTATCGCGTCACAGATCAGAGTCCGTATGA